GTTTTATATTCTTATTATGTTAATTAATCTTTAATTTTGATTTTTATATTTAAAATAAATTCTATAATTTCGCATCATCGAAACAGACCTATAGTGTAACGGTAGCACTCCGGTTTTTGGTACCGTCAGTCGGGGTTCGAATCCCTGTGGGTCTACAACCAAACAAAAGCAACTCGCTAATTTACAGCAAGTTGCTTTTTTATTTTGGTCACTTTCGGTCACTTGGTCACGATTTTGGTCACTGTTTTTGTAAAAAACTCCTTGAGTGTACATCATTGAACTTATTTGAATCTGATTGTATTTTTAAGCTCGGAAATAATGTCCATCTGATTCAAAATAATCATACATTATGCTCCGTGCGGTTGCGCTCCAATCAATCACAACCCAATTAGGAATATTAAACGTATCATCTTCGTAAAGCCATTGTACAAAATCTTCATCACTTTCAAACTCGCCGTAATAAAAATTGTTTACATACTCATAAAGGCTTTGAAACTCAATTTTACCTAAACAATCTAAACACGCTTCGTAAACTTCTAGGTCATGACCTGAATCGTTGATTTGTTCTATTATTTCGTAAATATCTTTAGATATGTGACATTCACTTAACAAACCCATTTTTTCAAGAAAAGGACATTCATAGTCCTGAAACATAAATTCAGGGTCGGATTCGTCACTGTGTAACTCATACATTGCGGTGAGCAGTGAATCATAGTCGGAATAATCCGAAAGGTTTAACCATTTCCCAAATAATGAGCCGTTGTTGTACTTTGCGTACGTTCCTACATAGATACTTGCCGTATCAAGACAATTTGTTAACTTTGTCATAGTCGATAATTTTAAGTCAGATTTAAAATTTATTGATGTCGCCTAGCAGTACGCCAATACTTCTAGGCATTTTTGTTTTTTCTGAAACCTTGTACACATAGAAACAAGGTAGTAAGTCGCTCAAATAAGCAGTATAAATATACGACAAAAACATGATAACCACCAGCTTTACAAGCACTTTTTAACCAAAATATCAACCGTTGTTAAAAACTTTTTAACCACTCAGAGCGCAGGAAAACAAAAACAGTCTGAGAAAAACAAAATCCGAACATAGGGGACGTTACGAAAAAAGTCAGATAACCCATACCCAAAACGTTATAGTAGGTACAGACCCGATACATATTCAAAATTTTGAGATTGGGTACAGGGGGGCGTTTTTACATTGAAAATTTGATACGGTGGGGTAAATGGGAGCATATATATTGCCCAGCCAGCCAGCCAACCTTATAACAATAAACCCAGAAGTTCTTAAAACAGATAAGGGTTCACCCCATTGATTCCCGAAATATTAGTTTAGATTAGTTAGAAGCGTATTATTAGGGGAGGTAAATATTAATAGTGTATTGGTACTATCCGTTAACACATCTACTCATAATTATTTACAAAGATCGGTAGAGCATTTGGGGTAAATAGAGAGATAATATATTGACAAAATCACACCTTTTCAAATCACTGATTTTTTAACCTCTGATAAAACCATAGAGATTGCTTACCATACCTAAAACCAAGATAAAATCTTTAATACTGAAAAAAATTTCACAGGTTTTTGAAGCAAAGCCAAAAGATTCGTAAAATTTCATATTTTTGTAGCTACAATTTTATCGAAAAAAACAGAAGCATAGCTTTTATTTTGTTAAAGGAAATCTGACAGTTTCAAAAAAAACAATACAGAATAAATAGTTTATGACTCGTGCTATAGGGGCACGGGTTATTCCTATTTGTGTTGTTTGGCTTTGTCAGAGCCTCCTTTAGCAAGTATGGTTTAATCCCGTGCTTTCTGCATTAATAACCTTTCACTTTGCGGGATTAGTGAGCTGACAAATCACTATGAAAAAAGTCTTTATTTCTACTATGTTGCTCGTGGCAGTGAGCGCATTTTCTCAGGAAAAATTTGATTGTAACAATCTTTCTAAAACAGATTATCTCAACAAGTATCAGGAACTCAAAAGCTACGGGCTTGATAAAATCACACTCAAAGACGGTACGGAAGTCTTACCGCTAGTCATATCAAAAGTTTATGACGAAAACAGCCTGAGACAGGTTTGCATCAATTCAGCTTATGCAGACCATAGATACGGTACAGAAGCCCATTACGAAATGTATCGTAAGAATATCTACAACGGTATGTCTCGAGAAACATTCATGAAAAACTCGGATTACTTTGAGATATTTTTAGAAATGATTGCACAACTTAAAAACCAATAGTACGATGGAAAAGAAAACTATTCAGGTTGACAAAAACATCCCAAAATCAGTGCTGACAGGTTTTGTATTGGCATTTTTATCAGTTTTTGCAGTCGAGCATTTTAGTACATTCTCATTCATCCCCAATCTTGGTAAACCCGCCATAGATTATGGACACAAGATTGTTTTGAGCGGAACATACGACACCCGAATAACACCCGTAGGTGCATTGTATCAAACAACGCCTTTTGGAACAAAGATAGATTTACCGACAAATGGAATGATGTGTAGTGAGCTACTGTTTGATTCTGAGTTCAAGAGCTACTCTAATAAAGGCGTGTTATACGCAAAATCTGTTTTTAGCGATTACAAATATCTCCTGTTGTTTTGGTTAGCATACACACTCATCGCACTGTTTTTTAAAAGATACCGTCTAAAGGTTTTGATTCTGATTCTGCCAATATTAGGTATCAGTTGTGACAAAACTAAACAAGAACCAATCACAACCTCTAAAACAGTTACAGACACCACAAAAACAGCCTTAAACAACCCAAATATACCAATCCCTCAAAACACGCCCGAAACAGCCGTAAAACACTCATTTGTAGTCTTCAAGGTAAAAGACAAATATTTCGGTAAAGAATCTGTCATAGTAACAGGGATATTTAACACACCCTACACTATTAGCACTGATGAGGAATACATGATTTTAGACGATACACAGGCAAAGTGCAACGCCTATCTGTTTGACAAAAACATTCTTGAAAGGTACATGATGAGATTTGACAGTTACGCAGAAGCAAGTCAGGAAAAGGAACGAATCTCTAAAATCCATAACACCACAGTATCTAATAATCCAAAAACCTTGACCAAAGAAGAAAAGGAGCAGATTATCAGAGAATGGAAGAGCATTACACCCGAAGAACACGAACAAGCTCGACAGTTACAAATGGAGCATGAAATGTGGGTTGAGGAACAGAAAAGAAATAACCAAAACTATAATTAACATCAAAATTTCAATTATGAAAAAACAATTATTCCTAGCATTATCGTTAACAACTCTATTAGTAACCGTAAATTGCTCGAGCAACAATGACGATGATAACAACACACAGCAAACAAACCCTTCAACAACTCAATATTTTCACCCTCCCACGTGGATTCAGGGAACTTGGGGCGTGACTAATGGAACAACCTCAAACAAGCTATACAAATTTACAACAGATGATTTTATACTACTTGTAACAGGTGTAAGCGAACAGAGTATGACGGGAACAATCAAATCAAGTCCGAACGGTGGAAGTGTTGACGAAACCGTTAACAGTAATGCGCAGTATAACTTTACTGTTAAATATAACATCACAACCACAACACAGAGTTTTGAGTTCAGGAAAGTATCAGCAACCCACATACAATGGAAAGATAACAGTAACGGAACTTGGTTTGATTTGGTAAAAATGTAAATATAATACGTCAAGTTTTGTCGCTTTGAGTCTATATCTTTGCAATATCAATAAACAAAGAAATAAATTTTGATTTAATCCACAAAATTTTTAAATTGGTCAAAAAAACACATAAGCATGAAAATCCTAGAGTATTCTAGCAAATAATTTAAGGTTTGGTAATTATTTGCGTATTTTGAACAAGCCAATCATAATTTTATAAAATTTCTCTTTAAGATTTAAAATCTTGAATAGTTATAAATAACATTAAACTCAGAACATTACAGAGCTTAATTTTTTATATATTTTACTCACAAATTGAACAATTAAAAATATTACATTATGACAAGAAAAATTAATTTACTTTCTATCTTTTTGCTTCTAATTGTTGGTATCCTATATTCTTGTACAGGAACTGAAAATGAATCAAGCCTAACCCCAAATGTCGCAAATAGCAGTAACTCTAAGATTTATGCTAGAGAGGGATATGATAAAACTCAAAGAATCCTTACCCTAGACGCCAATAAGCTAGGAGATGAACACAACAATATTTTAAGAAGGTTATCTGAGGTTTCTAAAACAAATTTTTATGAATCTAAAGAAGACATCTACAAGTCTTTAAGTGATACTGAAGTTGGTCTTGACACATATACTAAAGATGAAGTATTTAAATTTGTTGACGAGAATAGTGATGTCGAAAAAAACATATCAACCGTTATAAATCAGCTTAATACTACTGAGGCCAAAGAATTATATTTAAATATTAATAATCAACTTGACTCTGGCTTTAGTTATGAATCAGTAATAAACATTCTTAATAACAATACTAATAATATTGAATCGATTAAAGATGATTTTGATAAACAAGTTTTGAGAATATTTGTTGCTACTAGTAAGTCTTCAGCACATTATTGGTATGTTGAAACTGAAAACACAACTTCAAGTACTAGTAGAGCCACTCCAAAGTGGGTTAAAAAAGATGGTAATGGTATTGCTCAAGCTAGTATTGGATGGGCAATAGGTGCAGCTTTTACTTCTGGTCCTGCTGCCCCAGCTACATATTTTATTGCAGTAGCAGCGGGAGGAGCTTTATCATCAATCTGGCCAGATTAATAAAATCAATTTAACGATGAATACAAAACAAAAGGTTATTATTTTAATTTCGGCTTTTCTTTCTATGTCTTTTGTAGGATTATTTTTAAATATATATTTAGAATTTGAAGATAACCCTTCTATTAATTTAGAAACCTTCAATAAAATTTTATTGAAATCAGTAACAATTTCTTTTGTAATATTATTAATAATTGTTCTCATGAACAGAAAGAAAATATGATATTAATATATTGAATTATCACAAATTTAATCCAATAACTTTCAAACAATCAGCCTTGACCGCAAACCAAACGGTCAAGGTTATTTTTTATCTTACAGTACAAATTACTCTTAATATATAGACTGATTTTGTCCTTTTTCACCCTCAATCACCCCTCACCTCTACTACCCCCAATCAAACTCTGAAACTTCCTTACAAGCAAATCCGTGGTATCTAGGTTATACTTTCTTAGGTCAAATACTAGCTAGATGATTTACTGTTTTTTATTTCCCGCGGATTCTCTTAATTCTATATTCAATATTTTCAAACTTCTCCATCAGGAGGTATATGGAGAAATTATATGTGGTTTTACTATTTTTAACAAAAAAGGTAAAGTTTTTTCAACTGTATTAATTAACTTTGAAAATAAAAATGAGTGTAAAAAGATAGGGATTATATTATTAGCTGCTTCAACATTAACTGTTATTATATTTGTTATGGATATTAATTTTTATAATGATAATGACTATACTAAGAGTAATGTAAACAAAATACTGCTTTTATCATTTATTAAAGGGCTTGTAATCTCTGTAGCAGTCAATATTGCAAATTATTACCGCTCAATTCAAAAAAAATAAAAACAACTAACTTTATATTTTTTAGGGGGCTGTCTTAAAAGAAAGTCTTTTTTATATGGTAATATAGGATGAAGATGAGAAGTCGAAAAACATAATTTAAATTCCTCCTTTATTTTAAATCCTAACCTAATAAGAAAAAAAGGTCTTCCCGCAAAAGGAGAGACCTAAAAACACAAATGATGAAAAAAAAATTAAATTCTTTTCAAAAGTATGCGATTTATTATTTAAATTCAAATCAAAATATCAATTTTTCAGATTTTGCCAGAAAAACACATGAATTTCATTATTCCAATAAAAAAAAATAATACTAATTCGATATTTACTATAAAATTTTACACCTGATTATTATACATTTTTAAGACTCATTACAATTTCAACATTGAGTTGAAAAACTATCAGAGTAATTCTCATAAGTAATATCTAACTAAAAAAATTACCACAATTCCTTGTGGTAATAAATAAACAATATTAATTTCTAATCGGGTATTTCAAATTTAAACATTATAATTAATATTTACAAGATATAATTAAAAATATTCTCGATATATAATTAAAATATTGATTTATGTATAATGATAAGCCATATATTTTTGTAAATTAGTATGACTAAAAGCAAAACTATGAATTATCAACAGGCAGTAAATCACAAAAAAGAAATTCTGAAAAGTTTAGAAGACTTATTGACTTTTAAGTACTTTGAGATTGTTATAGCACCTTCAAAAGCAGAGGATTTTGAAAGATTTTTGAAAGAGTACAAAGCTAATCCTGCAAATTTCACGGATGAAACCTGTTTAGATTTCTCCACAGATTGTAAATACATGGTATACAGGATTTGTGAAGATAATATTTTGAACTGTCGAGAAGGAAAGCTATAGTTATTACTGAGAAGTGAAATGACTGGATTTTTGCCTTTCAGGCTCTCGCTCATGATGAAAAACAACCATATCAAAATCTTTTCTTAAAAGAGTTATCTCACCATTGATATCAGTATATCTATATTCATCATTTTCAGCTGTGTAATTAGGTAAATCACTACTTTTTTTAAGTTGATACGTTTGTCCTTCCAGATGAATAGTTGCTGTATTTTTACTGTGATTAATCGTAACTTCCATATTATCTTCCCCAAATTCATCATCAGTATAAACATTTTTAACAATATTATCAGTATTCACCGAGTTTTCAGCTGTAAAGGCTTTCACCTTGCCAGGCTGTCTACATGCTGTTACTGTAAGGGCAATCAGCCCTAAAACGGTTAGTAAAAGTAAATGTTTCATGGTAATAAATTATTTTCAGTTGTTTCATGT
The window above is part of the Chryseobacterium sp. MA9 genome. Proteins encoded here:
- a CDS encoding antirestriction protein ArdA; the protein is MTKLTNCLDTASIYVGTYAKYNNGSLFGKWLNLSDYSDYDSLLTAMYELHSDESDPEFMFQDYECPFLEKMGLLSECHISKDIYEIIEQINDSGHDLEVYEACLDCLGKIEFQSLYEYVNNFYYGEFESDEDFVQWLYEDDTFNIPNWVVIDWSATARSIMYDYFESDGHYFRA